Proteins encoded by one window of Flavobacterium sp. N502540:
- a CDS encoding alpha/beta fold hydrolase — MPKKIFIVVLFFLLAGCASSKKAKFDDYVFKTKSEKQAYIDSYDQALKLWDIPYTEENIQTTYGTAHVIVTGLRDGKDLVLLHGMDASSTMWYPNIKALSKTHRIYAIDFIMEPGKSTLTSKPLSSEEIVRLHNEIFNHYKLKKIDLIGASRGGWIATLLAAQKENSIDKIVLLSPAQTFKSIDKVRKMTPALMLKLFPNEKKFERTLKIFSIHPEKISPVYKRQFYLANKYAKSNSSMLKMRPFSDDELKSITNPVLVLIGDQDIINSQETLERAQKLLVNGKTKTIHDAGHFLSIDQSKAVNEEIIEFLNPKKTNSNP; from the coding sequence ATGCCAAAAAAAATCTTTATAGTAGTATTATTTTTTTTGCTTGCAGGTTGTGCCTCTTCAAAAAAGGCAAAATTTGACGATTATGTTTTTAAAACAAAAAGCGAAAAACAAGCTTATATCGATTCATACGATCAGGCGTTGAAACTTTGGGACATTCCTTATACGGAAGAAAACATACAAACCACTTACGGAACTGCCCACGTAATTGTTACCGGTTTAAGAGATGGCAAAGACCTGGTTCTGCTTCACGGAATGGATGCAAGTTCGACCATGTGGTATCCCAACATAAAAGCACTCTCCAAAACACACCGCATTTATGCCATTGATTTTATAATGGAACCCGGAAAATCTACTTTGACTTCTAAACCGCTCTCTTCAGAAGAAATAGTCCGTTTGCACAATGAAATTTTCAATCATTACAAATTAAAAAAAATTGATCTTATAGGAGCCTCCCGCGGTGGCTGGATCGCAACATTACTAGCCGCTCAAAAAGAAAATTCAATTGATAAAATAGTGCTGTTAAGCCCAGCACAAACCTTTAAATCTATAGACAAAGTAAGAAAGATGACTCCTGCTTTGATGTTGAAACTTTTCCCCAATGAAAAGAAATTCGAAAGAACATTAAAAATTTTTTCTATTCATCCTGAAAAAATCAGTCCGGTTTACAAAAGACAATTCTATTTGGCCAACAAATATGCAAAGTCAAATTCAAGCATGCTGAAAATGCGTCCTTTCTCAGATGATGAACTGAAATCCATCACCAATCCGGTTCTGGTTTTAATTGGAGATCAAGACATTATCAATTCACAAGAAACCCTCGAAAGAGCTCAGAAACTTTTAGTAAACGGTAAAACAAAAACGATTCATGATGCGGGTCATTTTTTAAGCATAGATCAATCTAAAGCTGTAAATGAAGAAATAATTGAGTTTTTAAATCCTAAGAAAACAAACTCAAACCCTTAA
- the rlmF gene encoding 23S rRNA (adenine(1618)-N(6))-methyltransferase RlmF produces MKTTDNSEKNNLHPRNLHRSRYDFELLIANCPELKAQVAINIHGIETIDFSNPLSVKLLNKALLQTYYDIQNWDIPKNYLCPPIPGRTDYIHYLADLLAETNDGNIPQGASVLGLDIGTGANCIYPILGNAIYDWSFVGTDIDEKAIANCSKIIEANPKLIEAISLQRQTESRFIFKNIITPEDRFTFMMCNPPFHSSAEEANQSTVRKVSNLNPKEKKKTNPVLNFGGQNAELWCDGGEIGFVTQMIYESARYAMQCLWFTTLVSKRDNLSSIYKTLNKVNAASIKTIDMAQGQKTSRIVAWTFLSEAQQKAWKSENV; encoded by the coding sequence ATGAAAACAACAGACAATTCCGAAAAAAACAATTTACATCCTCGAAATCTACATCGCTCGCGTTATGATTTCGAACTTCTTATCGCGAATTGTCCTGAGTTAAAAGCACAGGTTGCCATAAACATTCACGGAATTGAAACTATTGATTTCAGTAATCCTCTTTCAGTAAAACTGCTGAACAAGGCTTTACTACAAACTTATTACGACATACAAAACTGGGATATTCCTAAAAACTATCTTTGTCCGCCTATTCCCGGAAGAACAGATTACATTCATTATCTGGCCGATTTACTAGCCGAAACCAACGATGGAAATATTCCTCAGGGGGCATCAGTATTAGGTTTGGATATCGGAACAGGGGCTAACTGTATCTACCCTATTTTAGGAAATGCAATTTACGATTGGAGTTTCGTAGGAACAGATATCGACGAAAAAGCGATTGCAAATTGCAGCAAAATTATTGAAGCCAATCCAAAACTGATTGAAGCCATAAGCCTTCAGCGGCAAACAGAATCACGTTTCATTTTTAAAAATATCATCACACCCGAAGATCGTTTTACTTTTATGATGTGTAACCCTCCTTTTCATTCTTCTGCCGAAGAGGCCAACCAGAGTACCGTTCGCAAAGTTTCGAATTTAAATCCGAAGGAAAAGAAAAAAACAAATCCCGTTTTAAACTTCGGAGGTCAAAATGCCGAATTATGGTGCGATGGAGGTGAAATTGGTTTTGTAACTCAAATGATTTATGAAAGCGCCAGATATGCCATGCAGTGCTTATGGTTTACCACTCTGGTTTCAAAAAGAGACAATCTTTCCAGCATTTATAAAACATTAAACAAAGTAAATGCTGCTTCTATCAAAACAATCGATATGGCTCAGGGACAAAAAACAAGCCGAATTGTAGCCTGGACTTTTTTAAGTGAGGCACAGCAAAAGGCCTGGAAGTCTGAAAACGTCTAA
- a CDS encoding thiamine diphosphokinase, giving the protein MSSHHIVRDDQEPALIIANGAACNPELLGQLLEWSPLVIVLDSAIERVIELGIKVDVLLGDFDRGFDPEIYKTTQYPIEIVHTPDQDKTDLEKAFDYLIDRKIPAVNVLWATGKRADHTITNITNIARYRDLLKIVILDDHSKVFLLPRKFEKWYTAKTPISLIPIGVVNGIYSTNLQYPLENDTLTIGYRTGSSNSVLQDGLVTIAHTNGDLLLMECMD; this is encoded by the coding sequence ATGTCTTCACACCATATCGTACGCGACGACCAGGAACCTGCTTTAATTATAGCCAACGGAGCAGCATGTAATCCGGAATTATTAGGACAATTACTGGAATGGTCTCCTCTGGTTATCGTACTTGATTCGGCCATTGAAAGAGTAATTGAATTGGGCATCAAAGTCGATGTCCTTCTGGGCGATTTCGACCGTGGTTTTGATCCTGAAATTTACAAGACAACACAATATCCTATCGAGATCGTTCATACTCCCGATCAGGACAAAACCGATTTAGAGAAAGCTTTTGATTATTTAATCGATCGCAAAATACCTGCTGTAAATGTTCTCTGGGCCACCGGAAAACGTGCAGACCATACCATAACCAATATCACCAATATTGCCCGTTACCGCGATTTGCTTAAAATTGTTATTCTCGACGATCATTCAAAAGTATTCTTACTGCCTCGCAAATTCGAGAAGTGGTACACCGCAAAAACTCCTATCTCCTTGATTCCGATTGGGGTGGTTAACGGAATTTACTCAACCAATTTACAATATCCTCTGGAAAACGATACCTTAACCATTGGCTACAGAACCGGAAGCAGCAATTCAGTTCTTCAGGATGGTTTAGTGACAATCGCCCACACCAACGGTGATTTGCTGTTGATGGAATGCATGGATTAA
- a CDS encoding DinB family protein, giving the protein MLIDTLKILFNRDLNKLKVEIESYQNKALIWTIAPDISNSAGNLCLHLIGNINTYIGAELGKTDYVRDRPLEFSLKDIPRSELISKIERTILVVNNTLDSLTEADLELIYPQIVFEKEMTTGFFLVHLSTHLAYHLGQINYHRRLVF; this is encoded by the coding sequence ATGTTGATCGATACCTTAAAAATTCTTTTTAACAGAGACCTGAACAAATTAAAAGTTGAAATCGAATCCTATCAAAACAAGGCTCTGATTTGGACAATTGCACCTGACATTTCCAATTCAGCCGGAAATCTTTGTTTGCATCTGATAGGAAATATAAATACCTATATTGGTGCCGAATTAGGAAAAACAGATTATGTTCGTGATCGTCCATTGGAATTTTCCCTGAAAGATATTCCGAGATCAGAGCTCATCAGCAAAATTGAACGTACTATTTTGGTGGTAAACAATACCCTTGACAGCTTAACCGAAGCCGATTTAGAGCTTATCTATCCGCAAATTGTTTTCGAAAAAGAAATGACAACCGGTTTCTTTTTAGTGCATCTTTCTACCCATTTAGCGTATCATTTAGGGCAAATCAATTACCATAGAAGATTAGTTTTTTAA
- a CDS encoding GyrI-like domain-containing protein — MEARIQILSGKKLIGKYVIMSFLENKTHELWSSFMPKRKEIKNMIDANLYSLEVFPTAHFDNFDPGNTFEKWAAVEVSAFDEVPQEMESLVIPEGLYAVFVHKGPQSEGHKTYREIFVDWLPNSAYTVDERPHFAVMGEKYKKEDPDSEEEIWIPITQKA; from the coding sequence ATGGAAGCCAGAATTCAGATTTTATCCGGAAAAAAACTAATTGGTAAATACGTAATAATGTCATTTTTGGAAAACAAAACCCATGAATTATGGAGTTCGTTTATGCCGAAACGAAAAGAAATTAAGAACATGATCGATGCCAACTTGTATTCTCTGGAAGTTTTTCCAACGGCACATTTTGACAATTTTGATCCCGGAAATACCTTCGAGAAATGGGCTGCAGTCGAAGTCTCTGCATTTGATGAAGTACCACAGGAAATGGAATCTTTGGTAATTCCTGAAGGATTGTATGCTGTTTTTGTTCATAAAGGCCCTCAAAGCGAAGGCCACAAAACGTATCGTGAAATTTTTGTAGATTGGCTCCCCAATTCAGCGTATACGGTTGATGAAAGACCGCACTTTGCCGTAATGGGTGAAAAATACAAAAAAGAAGATCCGGATTCGGAAGAAGAAATCTGGATTCCGATAACCCAAAAAGCTTAA
- a CDS encoding DUF4249 domain-containing protein, with product MKKATLLIVLFISIFFTGCEEVVDVNLDTAPPKLVIEAAINWQKGTTGKQQTIKLTTTTGYFQNVIPIVSGATVFITNSQNIKFNFSEVPKTGRYVCSNFIPVIDEIYTLTVVSGGITYTATESMKSVTPITRVEQNNQGGFSGKKVETRAYFNDPANADNFYLFKYVYSTKITSTYYVTEDKFFQGNEYFSTSDDDDLKVGNEVEMTHYGISKQYYNYMSILVSIAGNNVGGPFQSPPATVRGNIINTADKANFPLGYFSLSETDYKKYKIQ from the coding sequence ATGAAAAAAGCAACTCTTTTAATTGTCCTTTTTATATCGATTTTCTTCACTGGCTGTGAAGAAGTTGTGGATGTTAATCTGGATACTGCCCCGCCAAAATTAGTTATTGAAGCGGCTATAAACTGGCAAAAAGGAACTACAGGAAAGCAACAAACCATAAAACTGACCACCACTACAGGTTATTTTCAAAATGTTATTCCAATTGTTTCAGGCGCAACCGTATTTATCACGAACAGCCAGAATATAAAGTTCAATTTTAGTGAAGTTCCGAAAACCGGACGTTATGTTTGCTCGAATTTCATTCCGGTAATTGACGAAATCTATACCTTAACGGTAGTTTCCGGCGGAATTACTTATACTGCCACTGAATCTATGAAATCAGTCACTCCCATAACCCGGGTGGAACAAAACAATCAGGGCGGTTTTTCAGGAAAAAAAGTGGAAACCCGTGCTTATTTTAACGATCCTGCCAATGCCGATAATTTTTATCTTTTTAAATATGTATATTCGACGAAAATTACTTCAACTTATTACGTTACTGAAGACAAATTTTTTCAGGGAAATGAATATTTCAGCACTTCTGATGATGACGATTTAAAAGTTGGAAATGAAGTCGAAATGACACATTACGGCATCTCTAAACAATATTACAATTATATGAGTATTCTGGTGAGTATTGCCGGAAACAATGTTGGCGGACCTTTTCAGTCTCCTCCCGCAACCGTAAGAGGAAATATTATCAATACGGCCGATAAGGCTAATTTTCCGTTAGGTTATTTTTCGCTTAGTGAAACCGATTACAAAAAATACAAAATTCAATAA